From Algoriphagus sp. NG3, the proteins below share one genomic window:
- a CDS encoding ATP-binding protein has translation MVKYRLILPLLQEYLSIFPAVGLLGPRQVGKTTLVKNLNLDRECVYIDLEKASDRAKLVDAELFLKGHVERTVILDEIQLMPELFSELRSLIDEQREPGRFILLGSASPDLIRKSADTLAGRIGYLELTPFFAEEVAVDELEKLWIRGGFPLSFLARSERESQLWRQNFIKTYLERDLAQIGLSADPRLVERFWIMLANAQGGIWNGESFARALGITRPTVNRYLEYLEGSFMVRVLPPFHQNIKKRLVKSPKVFIRDAGLLHSLTGVASMDSLINQVLVGASWEGFVIEQITATFREEFDYYFYRTHQGAECDLLLVKNGQVKTAIEIKNTLSPKLTKGLQISMEDTGAEEGVVICRIDQGFPLSGKVKAMGLREFLGR, from the coding sequence ATGGTAAAATATCGGTTAATTCTCCCATTGCTTCAGGAATACCTTTCCATTTTCCCTGCTGTAGGCCTTCTGGGTCCAAGGCAGGTAGGGAAAACTACGCTCGTCAAAAACCTGAATCTCGACAGGGAGTGTGTTTATATTGATCTGGAAAAAGCTTCTGACCGAGCCAAATTGGTAGATGCGGAACTTTTTCTTAAGGGGCATGTAGAGAGAACGGTTATTCTCGATGAGATTCAATTGATGCCTGAGCTTTTTTCAGAACTGAGGAGTTTGATTGATGAGCAGCGTGAGCCGGGTAGATTTATTCTTCTGGGTTCGGCATCGCCGGATTTGATCCGCAAAAGTGCGGACACGCTTGCAGGCAGAATTGGGTACTTGGAACTGACTCCTTTTTTTGCGGAAGAGGTGGCTGTGGATGAGTTGGAAAAACTCTGGATCCGTGGAGGATTTCCCTTGTCGTTTTTGGCAAGAAGTGAGAGAGAGTCGCAGCTGTGGAGGCAGAATTTTATCAAAACGTATCTGGAGAGAGACTTAGCGCAGATAGGATTGAGCGCCGATCCAAGGCTGGTGGAGCGGTTTTGGATTATGCTCGCAAATGCGCAGGGAGGAATATGGAATGGTGAAAGTTTTGCTCGCGCCTTGGGAATTACACGTCCTACGGTAAACCGGTATTTGGAATACTTGGAGGGTTCTTTTATGGTTCGTGTACTGCCCCCTTTTCATCAGAACATCAAAAAACGCCTGGTAAAATCTCCCAAGGTTTTTATACGGGATGCAGGTTTGCTGCATTCGCTGACGGGTGTGGCTTCCATGGATTCCCTGATTAATCAGGTGTTAGTCGGTGCTTCCTGGGAGGGTTTTGTTATTGAGCAGATTACGGCGACTTTCCGGGAAGAATTCGACTACTATTTCTATCGCACGCATCAGGGCGCAGAATGTGATCTGCTTTTGGTGAAAAACGGACAGGTCAAAACTGCGATAGAAATTAAAAACACACTTTCCCCCAAACTCACCAAAGGACTTCAGATCTCCATGGAAGATACGGGAGCGGAAGAAGGAGTGGTGATCTGCAGGATTGATCAAGGCTTTCCGCTTTCGGGGAAGGTAAAGGCGATGGGATTGAGGGAGTTTTTGGGAAGGTAA